The Pyxidicoccus sp. MSG2 DNA segment CCGAGCAGGTGCCCTCCCGCACTCGCGCCCAGCACCTGGACATCCTCGAGCTGCGGGCCCGCTGCGAGCTGGCCGAGGGCCGGCGCCAGGAGGCCGAGGCCACCTACGAGCGGATGCTGATGCTCGACCCGCGCGCCGAGCCTCCGGCGGACCTGTCGCCCAAGATTCTCGAGACGTTCCAGGCCGTGAAGGCCCGGCTCTTTCCAGCCGGCTACGTCGCCCTCAAGCAGCTTCCCGCGGCCGAAGGACTGGTGCGCGTGGAGGTGGTGGACCCGTGGCGGCGCGCCGACGCCGTGGTGCTGCACTGGCGCGGCCCGCGCGACGCGGACTGGCGGCCGCTGCGCGCCCGGCCCGACGCGGAGTGCTGCGTCTTCCAGCTTCCCGGCGGTGGGCCCGGCCCCGTGCGCTGGTACGTCGAGGCGCAGGGCCCGGATGGCAACGGGCTGACCCGGCTGGGTGCCCCGGAAGCGCCGCAGGAGTGGACACGGGGCATGGCTCCCCTGCCTCCTCCGGGTGCCGGCCCCGGAGACGTGCATGGGGACAGGGAGTCCTCCACGACGCCCCGCCTCCGCAGGACGCTGGGGTGGGTGTCGCTGGGGGTGGCAGTCGCCGCGGGCGTGGGCGGCACGTGGCTCCAGGTCAGGTCCGGCGAGTCGCATGACGCCGCATCGCGCGCGGAGTGGGCCGGTGACTCGCGGCGACACTCCGACCGGGCGCGCACGCAGGCCGGGTGGGCCACGGGCCTCTTCATCGGTGGCGGAGCGGCGGCGCTCGGCGGCGGCTATCTCCTCACATGGTAGCGACCGGGCTCGCCACCCGGGGGCTGCGCGTGGGCCCCTACGAGCTGCTCTCGCGCATCGCGGCGGGGGGCATGGGCGAGGTGTTCATCGCCCGGCGCACGGGCCTGGCCGGCTTCGAGAAGCGCGTGGCACTCAAGCTGCTGCTGCCCCACCTCTCCGAAGAGCCCGCGTTGGTGGAGCGCTTCCTGGAGGAGGCCCGCATCGCCGCGCGGATGGAGCACCCCCACATCATCCCGCTCTTCGACGCGGGCGAGGCGGACGGGCGCTACTACCTGGCGATGGCGCTCGTGGAGGGCGTGAGCCTGTCGCAGTTGCTGCGCGCGTGCCGGCGAGAAGACAAGCGCCTCTCTCTTCCCGTGGTGCGGGCGGTGGCCACCGGCCTTTGCGAGGCGCTCGACTACGCACACCACCTGCGAGGACCCGGGGGCGAGGACTTCGGTGTCGTCCACCGCGACGTCAGCCCGTCCAACGTCATGGTGTCCACACGCGGGGCCGTGCTGCTCGCCGACTTCGGCATCGCCCGGGTGCTCTCCCACGTGACGACCCGCGGCGGCCGTCCGTGGGGCAAGTTCGCGTACATGCCTCCGGAGCAACTGGAGGCGACGGGGCCCGTGGATGCTCGGGCGGATGTCTTCGCGGCAGCCGTGACGCTGTACCAGGCGCTCACGTTGAGCTCACCGTTCCAGCGCGAGACGGACCCGGCCACCATGGACGCCATCCGCCGCGAGTCGCTGCCGGATGTGACGCACCTGCGGCCGGATGCCAGCGCGCGCCTGAGCGACACGCTCCAGCGGGGCGCCGCTCGCGAGCGGGAGCTGCGGCTGCCGTCAGCGCGGGCGCTCCTCGACGGCTTCATGGAGGGGCCGGTGGCAGGGCCCGCCGAGTTGGGCGCGCTCGTCGAGTCGCTGTGCGCCGCCGAGCTGGCCCTCTTCCGCCAGCCTCCGCCGTCGCTGGACGCAGGCCCTACCCGGACCGTTCCCCCTGCCGGCGAGCCGGGGGAGGTGGAGCGCCAGGGCGGTACACGCCCACCCGGGAGAAGACGGAGCCTCGTCCTGGTGGGAGGCGCGGCCGTGGTGGTGGCGGGCGTCGGGCTCTGGTGGCGGAGCGCGCGCGAGGAAGTTCCCTCTTCCCCTTCCCTGCCAGCGGCTGACAGCCGCACCGGGGAGGCATCCGCCGACGGTGCCCGGCAACCACCGGCCGTCGCTGTCCCGTCTCCGTCCCCCATGGAGCAGCCCGCCCTCGTAGAGGCCCCGAGGCGCCCGTCGACTTCCTCTGCGCCGGTGAGGCGCGAGCCCGCGCGGGCCACGGAGGCGAAGGCCCCTGCCGGTATCGGCTACCTGACCGTGGACGCGCGTCCGTGGGCGGTCATCTCCGTGGACGGGCGCGAGGTGGACCGGACGCCGCTGGCCCGCTACCCGTTGCCCGCGGGACGCCACACCGTCGTCTTCCACAACCCCGTGCTGGGACGGACCGAGCAGCGCACCGTCCGAATCGAGCCGGGCGCCGTCGCCACCCTGCGAGTGGATTTCGAGCCGGCCCGCTGAGGCCCGAAGTGTCGTGCCCCCGGACAGCTGTCTCCTGGCAGGGGACAGCCTTCCCGCGCGCCTCCAGGGCCTGACGCGCCAACCCCGCGAGATGCGGCGCGAGGAGCGCCGGGAGCGCACCGGCTCCGCTGAGGGCATGGGGCGTGCAACCTCCCCTGCACGCACGGAAGCCGCGTGCCGCAACCCCAATCGTCCCCACATCGCAGTCAGAGAAGCGAGCATCCATGTTCAAGCAAGCAGCAGTCCTCGCGGTGACCAGTGTTGCATTGCTGGTCGGTTGCGGTACCGACCGCCCGCAGACCGAGCAGGAGGAGATCATCTCCAACCTGGTCGAAGCCGGCTTCCCGGAGGACGACATCCAGGTCATCGACGGTGCCGTGTACGTGGGCGGCGACGGGCGTGTGTCGCTCGCGGCGTCCCGCGAGATGCTTCAGGCCCCCTCAGGGAGCGCCGAGCAGTTCCGCTCGACCAACATCGTGGGCTCGAGCGTGACGAAGATCTGCCTCAACCCCACTGCGTCGTTCAACAGCTACCCCATGCTGAGCCAGGGTCTCGACCAGGCCATCGCCAACTACAATGAGCAGGCGCTCCGGCTCACCTTCGCGCGCGGCCCGACCACCGGCTGCACCGCGAACATCAACGTCGAGACCTGGGCCAATAATTGGAGCGATGCGGAGTTCCCGGAGAACGGCTATCCCGGTTGGCGCGTCCGGATCACCACCTTGCTCAATGACTACGGCG contains these protein-coding regions:
- a CDS encoding serine/threonine-protein kinase; this encodes MVATGLATRGLRVGPYELLSRIAAGGMGEVFIARRTGLAGFEKRVALKLLLPHLSEEPALVERFLEEARIAARMEHPHIIPLFDAGEADGRYYLAMALVEGVSLSQLLRACRREDKRLSLPVVRAVATGLCEALDYAHHLRGPGGEDFGVVHRDVSPSNVMVSTRGAVLLADFGIARVLSHVTTRGGRPWGKFAYMPPEQLEATGPVDARADVFAAAVTLYQALTLSSPFQRETDPATMDAIRRESLPDVTHLRPDASARLSDTLQRGAARERELRLPSARALLDGFMEGPVAGPAELGALVESLCAAELALFRQPPPSLDAGPTRTVPPAGEPGEVERQGGTRPPGRRRSLVLVGGAAVVVAGVGLWWRSAREEVPSSPSLPAADSRTGEASADGARQPPAVAVPSPSPMEQPALVEAPRRPSTSSAPVRREPARATEAKAPAGIGYLTVDARPWAVISVDGREVDRTPLARYPLPAGRHTVVFHNPVLGRTEQRTVRIEPGAVATLRVDFEPAR